In Castanea sativa cultivar Marrone di Chiusa Pesio chromosome 6, ASM4071231v1, a single window of DNA contains:
- the LOC142639967 gene encoding uncharacterized protein LOC142639967, giving the protein MWNGIWSLQAPQKIKHLMWKAENEAIPMLYNLWRRRVVHSVSFWGYFSKCEDTIHALWSYPALRIIWEADVITKKLLKYKFSTFAKLLDMIFKFKGSTDTKLLAVIFWMIWEKRNSDRVRGSWSSHQNIRPRALRLLHDFSAAQSPLRHHHPPIPTRRVRWIPPISPRYKVNYDGAIFKEIGVASLGVVIRDSEGSVISALAERIPLPPSVATVEALACRRAVQFAKELSVFDATFEGDAEIVTNALCDGGSNHPEFGLVINDSLMLASGLRFCNFAHVKQLGNLVAHFLARKSKFGNELQVWMESVPDDIAPIVVRDVL; this is encoded by the coding sequence ATGTGGAATGGAATTTGGTCTTTACAGGCACCTCAAAAGATCAAGCATCTGATGTGGAAGGCAGAGAATGAGGCAATTCCTATGTTATACAACTTGTGGAGGAGGAGAGTGGTCCATTCGGTTTCCTTCTGGGGCTATTTTTCTAAGTGTGAAGATACTATTCACGCACTGTGGAGCTACCCTGCTCTAAGGATCATTTGGGAAGCTGATGTGATAACTAAAAAACTACTCAAGTATAAGTTTTCCACCTTTGCGAAACTGCTGGATATGATTTTCAAGTTTAAAGGTAGCACGGATACAAAGCTCCTGGCGGTGATTTTTTGGATGATTTGGGAGAAAAGAAACTCAGACCGTGTGAGGGGCAGTTGGTCTAGCCACCAGAACATTCGACCCAGGGCCCTAAGGCTCCTCCACGATTTTTCAGCAGCTCAATCTCCCTTACGACACCATCATCCCCCTATCCCAACCCGCAGGGTCAGGTGGATCCCGCCAATTTCCCCGCGTTACAAAGTGAATTATGATGGGGCGATCTTCAAAGAAATAGGGGTTGCTAGTTTGGGAGTGGTCATTCGAGACTCGGAAGGCAGCGTGATTAGTGCACTAGCTGAAAGAATTCCTCTTCCCCCCTCAGTAGCTACGGTGGAAGCTCTTGCTTGTAGGAGGGCAGTCCAGTTTGCTAAGGAATTAAGTGTCTTTGATGCTACATTTGAGGGTGATGCAGAGATTGTAACAAATGCGCTGTGTGATGGAGGGTCTAACCACCCTGAGTTTGGTCTGGTCATTAACGATTCCCTTATGCTTGCTAGTGGCTTACGCTTTTGTAACTTTGCACATGTAAAACAACTAGGTAATTTAGTCGCCCATTTCCTTGCCCGAAAGTCCAAATTTGGTAACGAGCTTCAGGTTTGGATGGAATCCGTACCTGACGATATAGCTCCTATTGTAGTTCGCGATGTTCTATAA